The genome window CTCTACTTACTCAGGGCTACGCTCGGGAAGACGTTGAGAAGTTGACCAAGCTTTATGGTGCAGCACTTAATCTGTTAAAGACGGCAGGAACGCCGGAAAACTTACGTATGCTGCTGTCAGCCAAGTCTTAGTCCCATAGGGTTCTCTCAGAACTAAACTTCTTTGCCCTCATATAAGATCAAGGGGCTATACCTCCTTTATTTTACATGCTAGACTACTCGCAGGGCCGTATGTTCTATTATAGTTCACCATACGTGATGCGTGGTTAACCAACGATTAGCTTAAAGGTGACCTTCAGGTAACTTAATAAAATGTCGGTGGAAGCGAGGAAGAAATAGATCTGTTGAAAAGGAGGGCGCTCTCATTCCTTGAGGCCGCGAAATTTTCACTGCAGAAGGGGTTCTACGACCTTGCAGCCTTTAACGCAGAGCAGGCCGCTCAAATATACCTTAAGGCCACACTATTAGAGCTTATAGGAGATTATCCAAGAACCTACTCCCTAATACATCTCCTAAGCGAGCTCAAGCGAGTAGATGAAAAATTGGTAGACGGGTTTATAAGGGAAAATAAAAGAGGTTTACACAACTTGGAGGACGCTTACCTAACAAGCAGGTATTTCTATAAGAGTTTTGACAGAGAAGACGGGGAATACTTGATCGATCTCGCTGAAAGGGTGATTAGCCTTTGTGAAAAACTTAGACATAGCATGGGAAAGATCTAAGATTCTTAGAGACTGGAGGGAATACGTCATCAAGATAGTTGAAGCAAGCAGGGAGGTTTTTCCGAAGATCTATTTGGAGAAAAATCTACTTTAGACATATTGGAAGAAATTACCTTAAGCTTTATTGATGTAGTCGGATCATCCCAGGTTAACTTTTGGTCACGTAGGGGCAGCATGAGTTTATGTTACTTTTTAGTAATCCCTGTAGGCCTCACGTGACTACTTGATAGGTGATTTCCTGAGTAGTTTAGGGGTTAAGCTACAACTCATCCTGCTCTACATCCGCAAATTCTATCATAGCTCTGATACCTGTTAGAGTTTCAAAGGCGCTTGATTTCTCGGCTAAGCGTCTCTCAAGCCATATAGGTGGATTACAGGAAAGCAGGAATATTAGCGAAGACCCCTCGAGCTCTATTCCTCTGTAACACCCGTATGCCTCGTAAGCGCCCCAGCCCGAGTAAACATCGTCGAATGTATCTGCCAGCCTGACCGTCGCTGCTATCAGTCGGGCTTTTTCTCCAAGGTTCTGTAGCTCTGGATCGCCTAGAAGATCCGTGGATCTCCTGTGGTGGAATATGGCCTTCGAGACGACCAAACGGTTACAACATTTTGTCAGCTCTCCTAATTCAAGGGCAAGCCTAGCACCTTTCTCGTGGTGCTCCTCCTCGCTAGACACTACTCTCCCGACATCGTGAAGAAGGCCAGCAACGTACGCGTTCAGATAGTCCTCTCTCTCAAGATTGATAATGCCTGAGATGGCTTCGAGTATGTCAAGGGCTACGCCGGCGACTGTTGAGGCATGGTTTTTATAGAGTTCCCAGTAGCTCGATTTCTCGTCCCTGATACTCTCGAGTTTATTCACAAGACGTACTATCAAATCCTCTCCCACAAGATCCCTTGCCCGGAAAAACCAGCGAAAGGCTAGGCTCTGTGAGGGCGTCTCTCCCATAAATCCAAGCGTGCTAAGCTTTCTCTTCACCTC of Thermofilum uzonense contains these proteins:
- a CDS encoding HEPN domain-containing protein; amino-acid sequence: MKRRALSFLEAAKFSLQKGFYDLAAFNAEQAAQIYLKATLLELIGDYPRTYSLIHLLSELKRVDEKLVDGFIRENKRGLHNLEDAYLTSRYFYKSFDREDGEYLIDLAERVISLCEKLRHSMGKI
- a CDS encoding HD domain-containing protein encodes the protein MARLRYIDGLYWSSCPDSELLASLAREGLSMIVDLTEHECSYEPPPGVEIMEYPIMDFSFNPFEDVLVHVALPVLQRLQGGEKVLVHCRGGIGRSGITVAMILGLKYRLPASEVKRKLSTLGFMGETPSQSLAFRWFFRARDLVGEDLIVRLVNKLESIRDEKSSYWELYKNHASTVAGVALDILEAISGIINLEREDYLNAYVAGLLHDVGRVVSSEEEHHEKGARLALELGELTKCCNRLVVSKAIFHHRRSTDLLGDPELQNLGEKARLIAATVRLADTFDDVYSGWGAYEAYGCYRGIELEGSSLIFLLSCNPPIWLERRLAEKSSAFETLTGIRAMIEFADVEQDEL